In the genome of Salinirussus salinus, one region contains:
- a CDS encoding SDR family oxidoreductase, with protein MSEEGGSDGAGTSVGLSGTPPSTDVFADDLFEGERVLITGGGTGIGEELALAFADHGADVAVASRNMDHLEPVAEAVEERGVQACATTVDVREYEQVEAMVETVVDELGGIDVLVNNAGANFVTPTEDLSPNGWRSVVGTILDGTAYCTFAAGEHMREHGGGSVIAMGATNSVWGAPYHAHSGAGKAGVHNLMQTVASEWADAGIRANTVAPGVIETDAIREILTDDHRERVVSDLPAGRLGDAADCVPITLFLASPAAGYVTGGYFTVDGGQLLAPNPF; from the coding sequence ATGAGCGAAGAGGGCGGTAGCGATGGCGCCGGCACGAGCGTCGGCCTCAGCGGGACGCCACCCTCGACGGACGTCTTCGCCGACGACCTGTTCGAGGGCGAGCGCGTTCTCATCACCGGCGGCGGAACGGGCATCGGCGAGGAACTCGCGCTGGCGTTCGCCGACCACGGCGCGGACGTGGCGGTCGCCTCCCGGAACATGGACCACCTCGAACCCGTCGCCGAGGCCGTCGAGGAGCGGGGCGTCCAGGCCTGTGCGACGACGGTCGACGTCCGGGAGTACGAGCAGGTCGAGGCGATGGTCGAGACCGTCGTCGACGAACTCGGCGGGATCGACGTGCTCGTGAACAACGCCGGCGCGAACTTCGTCACCCCAACCGAGGACCTCTCGCCGAACGGCTGGCGGTCGGTCGTCGGCACCATCCTCGACGGCACCGCCTACTGCACCTTCGCGGCCGGCGAGCACATGCGCGAGCACGGCGGCGGCTCGGTCATCGCGATGGGCGCGACCAACAGCGTCTGGGGGGCGCCGTATCACGCCCACTCCGGGGCCGGAAAGGCCGGCGTCCACAACCTCATGCAAACCGTCGCCAGCGAGTGGGCCGACGCCGGCATCCGCGCCAACACCGTCGCCCCGGGCGTGATCGAGACCGACGCGATCCGGGAGATCCTCACCGACGACCACCGCGAGCGGGTGGTCTCTGACCTTCCCGCGGGCCGGCTGGGTGACGCCGCCGACTGCGTGCCGATCACCCTCTTTCTCGCGAGCCCCGCCGCGGGCTACGTCACCGGCGGCTACTTCACCGTCGACGGCGGCCAGCTGCTCGCGCCGAACCCGTTCTGA
- a CDS encoding acyl-CoA dehydrogenase family protein, which yields MAKAETNNPGFVETEELSLIKQTAREVAEGYDDEYWREVTDGERRPTEFWQDCADAGFLGVTVPEKYGGEGMGVVELTTIVEELGAHGCTSANMLFVVNVVFGAVTLVEHGTEEQRDELLGPLMDGDLRFCMALTEPNAGHNAPNLDTFAEDQGDGTFRVNGSKQWISGVDHADRMLLVARTTPKDQVERRTEGITLFLADPSDPNIELRELDVGIPTPENQFELSFDDYVATEDDIIGTRDQGLYQLFDTVNPERLVGAAGAIGTGRNAIQRAVDYAKEREVFGQPIGGHQAIQHPIAESHSQLEAAKLLVQKAAWMMDHGDDPARVAELSNMAKLRATEAGHEATDVALQTHGGNGFSRDYHVVEMWKGSRLGRVAPGSSEMMRNHIAEHALGLPRSY from the coding sequence ATGGCGAAAGCGGAAACCAACAACCCTGGATTCGTTGAAACGGAGGAGCTGAGCCTCATCAAACAGACCGCCCGGGAGGTCGCGGAGGGGTACGACGACGAGTACTGGCGGGAGGTGACCGACGGCGAACGCCGGCCGACCGAGTTCTGGCAGGACTGTGCCGACGCCGGCTTTCTCGGCGTGACCGTCCCCGAGAAATACGGCGGCGAGGGGATGGGCGTCGTCGAACTGACCACCATCGTCGAGGAGCTGGGCGCCCACGGCTGCACGAGCGCGAACATGCTCTTCGTCGTCAACGTCGTCTTCGGCGCGGTGACGCTGGTCGAGCACGGCACCGAAGAGCAACGCGACGAGCTGCTGGGTCCGCTGATGGACGGCGACCTGCGCTTCTGTATGGCGCTGACCGAGCCAAACGCCGGCCACAACGCCCCCAACCTCGACACCTTCGCCGAGGACCAGGGCGACGGCACCTTCCGCGTCAACGGCAGCAAGCAGTGGATCAGCGGCGTCGACCACGCCGACCGGATGCTGCTGGTCGCCCGCACCACCCCCAAAGACCAGGTCGAGCGGCGCACCGAGGGGATCACCCTCTTCCTGGCTGACCCCTCCGACCCCAACATCGAACTCCGCGAGCTCGACGTCGGCATCCCCACCCCCGAAAACCAGTTCGAGCTCAGCTTCGACGACTACGTCGCCACCGAGGACGACATCATCGGGACGCGGGACCAGGGGCTGTACCAGCTGTTCGACACGGTCAACCCCGAGCGGCTGGTCGGCGCCGCGGGCGCGATCGGGACCGGGCGCAACGCCATCCAGCGCGCGGTCGACTACGCCAAGGAACGGGAGGTGTTCGGCCAGCCCATCGGCGGCCACCAGGCCATCCAGCACCCCATCGCGGAGTCACACTCCCAGCTGGAGGCCGCGAAGCTGCTGGTCCAGAAGGCAGCCTGGATGATGGACCACGGCGACGACCCCGCCCGCGTGGCCGAGCTCTCGAACATGGCCAAACTGCGGGCGACCGAGGCCGGCCACGAGGCCACCGACGTCGCCCTGCAGACCCACGGCGGCAACGGCTTCAGCCGCGATTATCACGTCGTCGAGATGTGGAAGGGGAGCCGGCTGGGCCGGGTCGCGCCGGGCTCCTCGGAGATGATGCGCAACCACATCGCCGAGCACGCACTCGGCCTGCCCCGCTCGTACTGA
- a CDS encoding MFS transporter, translating into MADEHGAGSRKYRILALLATAELLAMTLWFSVSAVGPELATAWGLSDAETAWLTNAVQLGFVVGALFSALFTVSDVVKPRYLFSASAAVGAAATVVIATSVSSFLPAVVLRFLTGVALAGVYPPGMKVMAGWFRAGRGFAIGVLVGALTVGSAMPHLLRGVGGVGRPTPVLLGAAGLAAVGAVLVLFVEPGPHQAPAAPFDPGALRRIAGDRATTLANLGYFGHMWELYAVWAWIPVYLSLSFTASGGESDAFAALVTFGTIAVGGAGAVVAGLSADRLGRTTVTSASMVISGGACLGAGFVFGAPPVVVVPFVLVWGFAVVADSAQFSAAVSELADDSYVGSALTFQTAVGFLLTLGSIQLTPVVADWVGWQWAFAPLAVGPLVGTVAMLALRRRPEAELLAGGLG; encoded by the coding sequence ATGGCTGACGAACACGGCGCGGGCTCCCGGAAATACCGGATCCTCGCACTGCTCGCGACAGCGGAACTACTGGCGATGACGCTCTGGTTCAGCGTCTCGGCAGTCGGCCCGGAGCTGGCGACTGCCTGGGGGCTCTCCGATGCCGAAACCGCGTGGCTCACCAACGCGGTACAGCTCGGGTTCGTCGTCGGCGCACTGTTCTCGGCGCTGTTTACCGTCTCCGACGTGGTCAAGCCGCGGTACCTGTTCTCGGCCTCGGCGGCCGTGGGAGCGGCCGCGACGGTCGTCATCGCGACGAGCGTCAGTTCGTTTCTGCCAGCGGTCGTCCTTCGATTCCTGACCGGGGTGGCTCTCGCGGGAGTGTACCCCCCCGGAATGAAGGTCATGGCGGGCTGGTTCCGGGCCGGGAGAGGGTTCGCGATCGGCGTGCTGGTCGGCGCGCTGACCGTCGGGTCCGCGATGCCACACCTCCTGCGCGGCGTCGGTGGCGTCGGGCGACCCACGCCGGTGTTGCTCGGCGCCGCGGGCCTCGCAGCGGTCGGTGCCGTGCTGGTCCTGTTCGTGGAGCCCGGCCCGCACCAGGCGCCGGCCGCCCCGTTCGACCCGGGTGCACTCCGCCGGATCGCCGGGGACCGGGCGACGACTCTCGCCAACCTCGGCTACTTCGGTCACATGTGGGAGCTGTACGCGGTCTGGGCCTGGATCCCCGTGTACCTCTCGCTGAGTTTCACCGCAAGCGGCGGCGAGAGTGACGCCTTCGCCGCGCTCGTGACGTTCGGGACCATCGCCGTCGGCGGGGCCGGTGCCGTCGTCGCCGGCCTCAGCGCTGACCGGCTGGGCCGGACGACCGTCACCAGCGCCAGCATGGTGATAAGCGGCGGCGCGTGCCTGGGTGCGGGGTTCGTCTTCGGCGCCCCGCCGGTCGTGGTCGTTCCGTTCGTGCTCGTGTGGGGCTTTGCCGTCGTCGCGGACTCCGCACAGTTCTCGGCGGCCGTTTCGGAGCTCGCAGACGACTCCTACGTCGGGAGCGCGCTGACCTTCCAGACTGCGGTCGGATTCCTCCTGACGCTCGGGTCGATACAGCTGACGCCCGTCGTTGCGGACTGGGTCGGCTGGCAGTGGGCGTTCGCCCCGCTCGCAGTCGGTCCCCTGGTCGGCACGGTCGCGATGCTCGCGCTGCGTCGCCGTCCCGAAGCGGAGTTACTCGCAGGGGGACTGGGATAG
- a CDS encoding class I adenylate-forming enzyme family protein: protein MDIDDLREEHFTGNVAKLHDATAEHHGDALAIESHGAELTHAELKAASDRFAGGLSELGIEEGDAMLVYLPNCPQYIIASLGAFKAGVPISPVNPQYKGRELTYQLNDSGADAVLTHEAIRGRLDDVLAETERDVAVVTVGDEVPEGDTAFGDVGGEPTMVDADDDDVAILPYTSGTTGQPKGVQLTHRNFRAQMCSTMASSTNDLDAEEVRSLVWLPLYHITGFTHTAFQPLIAGGAVFLRNPTNWDADAAMSLIEEEEITHYVGVTAMYVDMVESETFGDYDLTSLVSAGEGGAKMSVAVQQAFEEETGVDISEGYGLTETNGATHAQTGSTYGLRHGTIGQPLRHTDCRIVDTEGEEVPAGEEGELLVRGPQVMKGYHNMPEKTEQAFTEDGFFRTGDIARRDEDNYYEIVDRKKHVIVSAGYNIYPSEVEALIAEHEAVAEAAVVGIPDERRNEVPKAFVVPARGVEVGEDVTTEEIKQFVLDEIAEYKHPREVEFVEELPRTASGKIKKYQLRDEDES from the coding sequence ATGGACATCGACGACCTCCGGGAGGAGCATTTCACCGGGAACGTGGCGAAGCTCCACGACGCGACCGCGGAACACCACGGCGACGCGCTGGCCATCGAGAGCCACGGGGCGGAGCTGACCCACGCCGAACTGAAGGCGGCCTCGGACCGCTTCGCCGGCGGGCTGAGCGAGCTGGGCATCGAGGAGGGGGACGCGATGCTGGTCTACCTGCCCAACTGCCCGCAGTACATCATCGCCTCGCTCGGGGCGTTCAAGGCCGGCGTCCCCATCTCGCCGGTCAACCCCCAGTACAAGGGCCGGGAGCTGACCTACCAGCTGAACGACTCGGGCGCGGACGCGGTGCTCACCCACGAGGCCATCCGCGGGCGACTGGACGACGTACTCGCCGAGACAGAACGGGACGTGGCGGTCGTCACGGTCGGCGACGAGGTGCCCGAGGGTGACACCGCCTTCGGGGACGTCGGTGGCGAGCCGACGATGGTCGACGCCGACGACGACGACGTGGCGATCCTCCCCTACACGTCGGGGACGACCGGTCAGCCCAAAGGCGTCCAGCTCACCCACCGGAACTTCCGGGCGCAGATGTGCTCGACGATGGCCTCGAGCACCAACGACCTCGACGCCGAGGAGGTCCGCAGCCTCGTCTGGCTCCCGCTGTATCACATCACCGGCTTCACCCACACGGCCTTCCAGCCGCTGATCGCCGGCGGTGCGGTGTTCCTGCGCAACCCCACGAACTGGGACGCCGACGCCGCCATGTCGCTGATCGAGGAGGAAGAGATCACCCACTACGTCGGCGTCACCGCGATGTACGTCGACATGGTCGAAAGCGAGACCTTCGGCGACTACGACCTCACGAGTCTGGTCAGCGCCGGCGAGGGCGGCGCGAAGATGTCCGTCGCCGTCCAGCAGGCCTTCGAGGAGGAGACCGGCGTCGACATCAGCGAGGGGTACGGGCTGACCGAGACCAACGGCGCGACACACGCCCAGACCGGCTCGACCTACGGGCTGCGCCACGGCACCATCGGCCAGCCGCTGCGACACACCGACTGCCGGATCGTCGACACGGAGGGCGAGGAGGTCCCGGCCGGCGAGGAGGGCGAACTGCTCGTGCGTGGCCCACAGGTCATGAAGGGCTATCACAACATGCCCGAGAAGACCGAGCAGGCGTTCACCGAGGACGGCTTCTTCCGGACGGGCGATATCGCCCGCCGGGACGAGGACAACTACTACGAGATCGTCGACCGGAAGAAACACGTCATCGTCTCGGCGGGGTACAACATCTACCCCAGCGAGGTCGAGGCGCTGATCGCCGAACACGAGGCCGTCGCCGAGGCCGCGGTCGTCGGCATCCCCGACGAGCGCCGCAACGAGGTGCCCAAGGCCTTCGTCGTCCCCGCCCGCGGCGTCGAGGTCGGCGAGGACGTCACCACGGAGGAGATCAAGCAGTTCGTCCTCGACGAGATCGCGGAGTACAAACACCCCCGCGAGGTGGAGTTCGTCGAGGAACTCCCCCGGACTGCCAGCGGCAAGATCAAGAAGTACCAGCTCCGCGACGAGGACGAGAGCTAG
- a CDS encoding BKACE family enzyme, which produces MSFDTQDSVKGNDPGRVVISAALTGALTTRDQCEAIPYTPAEIAEEAAAAREAGAAVAHIHARTDEGDPTFSTETYREIYEEVRDRTDIIINFSTGAVDEPVETRTDYIREVSPDVAALNMGSMNYAKYSDRREDFVFDQVFDNSFSEIQAFLSAMNDAGVKPELECFDTGHIGNIRPLVKQGKLTHPIQFSLIMGVLGGIPATVENLAHQVRQLPDDATWQVIGISRDQWPLVGAALSMGGNVRVGLEDNFYLPEGEMAESNADLVARAARMARDVGREPATPDEAREIMEVPE; this is translated from the coding sequence ATGAGCTTCGACACACAGGATTCAGTCAAGGGCAACGACCCGGGGCGGGTGGTCATCTCGGCGGCGCTGACGGGCGCGCTGACCACGCGCGACCAGTGCGAGGCGATCCCCTACACCCCCGCGGAGATCGCCGAGGAGGCCGCCGCCGCCCGCGAGGCCGGCGCGGCCGTCGCGCACATCCACGCCCGCACCGACGAGGGCGACCCCACCTTCTCGACGGAGACCTACCGCGAGATCTACGAGGAGGTCCGGGACCGGACGGACATCATCATCAACTTCTCGACGGGCGCCGTCGACGAACCCGTCGAGACCCGCACCGACTACATCCGCGAGGTCTCGCCGGACGTCGCCGCCCTGAACATGGGCTCGATGAACTACGCGAAGTACTCCGACCGCCGCGAGGACTTCGTCTTCGACCAGGTCTTCGACAACTCGTTCTCGGAGATCCAGGCCTTCCTCTCGGCGATGAACGACGCCGGCGTCAAGCCGGAACTGGAGTGTTTCGACACCGGCCACATCGGCAACATCCGCCCGCTGGTCAAGCAGGGGAAACTTACCCATCCCATCCAGTTCAGCCTCATCATGGGCGTGCTCGGCGGGATCCCGGCGACGGTCGAGAACCTGGCCCACCAGGTCCGCCAGCTCCCCGACGACGCGACCTGGCAGGTGATCGGGATCAGCCGCGACCAGTGGCCGCTGGTGGGCGCGGCGCTGTCGATGGGCGGGAACGTCCGCGTCGGCCTCGAGGACAACTTCTACCTCCCGGAGGGGGAGATGGCCGAGAGCAACGCCGACCTGGTCGCGCGGGCCGCGCGGATGGCCCGGGACGTCGGCCGCGAGCCCGCCACCCCCGACGAGGCCCGCGAGATCATGGAGGTGCCCGAATGA
- a CDS encoding enoyl-CoA hydratase/isomerase family protein codes for MDRHEDLSNPDLDVAESEDGLVLWATLDRPEERNALSPDIIGGLQEALSYADEGETRVFVIRGAEGTFCSGGDLSSMSETFGAGSEAYRENFSGLADLVESMVDAAVLTVAAVEGYCLAGGLGLATACEFVVADAEAVFGTPEVDVGLFPAQAMAPIMRAADEKAGLRLLFTGEFIDAAEAESMGLVTDVAPEGEFEETLSALVDELADNSPVLIEIGKEAYYTQRDLGFESALDYLSEVITIIAMSEATEEGIDAYLNDREPEWKQR; via the coding sequence ATGGACCGCCACGAGGACCTCTCGAACCCGGACCTCGACGTCGCCGAAAGCGAGGACGGGCTGGTGCTGTGGGCCACCCTCGACCGCCCCGAGGAGCGCAACGCGCTCAGTCCGGACATCATCGGCGGGCTCCAGGAGGCCCTTTCCTACGCCGACGAGGGCGAGACCCGGGTGTTCGTCATCCGGGGCGCGGAGGGGACGTTCTGCTCGGGCGGCGACCTGTCCTCGATGAGCGAGACCTTCGGCGCGGGCTCGGAGGCCTACCGCGAGAACTTCTCCGGACTCGCAGACCTCGTCGAGTCGATGGTCGACGCGGCCGTGCTGACGGTGGCGGCCGTCGAGGGGTACTGCCTGGCCGGCGGCCTCGGGCTCGCGACCGCCTGCGAGTTCGTCGTCGCCGACGCCGAGGCCGTCTTCGGGACTCCCGAGGTCGACGTCGGTCTCTTCCCCGCGCAGGCGATGGCCCCGATCATGCGCGCGGCCGACGAGAAGGCCGGCCTGCGGCTGCTCTTCACGGGGGAGTTCATCGACGCCGCCGAGGCCGAGTCGATGGGACTGGTGACCGACGTCGCTCCCGAGGGGGAGTTCGAAGAGACGCTGTCAGCACTGGTCGACGAACTCGCCGACAACAGCCCCGTCCTCATCGAGATCGGCAAGGAGGCCTACTACACCCAGCGCGACCTGGGTTTCGAGTCGGCGCTGGACTATCTCAGCGAGGTCATCACGATCATCGCGATGAGCGAGGCCACCGAGGAGGGCATCGACGCGTACCTGAACGACCGGGAACCGGAGTGGAAACAGCGATAA
- a CDS encoding serine hydrolase domain-containing protein, with product MPLTDADRAHLRALFDRQLEVGLHHGAQLAVYHEGDLVVDFAGGQPHPEGGEETSGQRHVLFSCTKPYAGAAVHRLAEQGELDYDDRLVEYWPEFADEGSTKAEITVRQVLSHQSGIPFGEFDEQVGDWADWEAAVAAMEDIEPVFEPGTQPAYHAMNYGWLVGELVRRVTGQSIREYCAEHVFEPLGMDDTGIGLAPEEGPDVATLSGFAIPDRCREPADGLEAEPADSAALFNSEAIQRAIIPAANGIGTARDMARFYACIANGGELDGTRILAEETVAEATRTHAEAEVDGTLERPSRYALGFAKGGLPTDRFGTVSHERQFGHGGLGSSFAWGDPQEEVAFAYVTNGIRDGAFEHHARVTQLVDAVRELVA from the coding sequence ATGCCACTCACCGACGCGGACCGGGCGCACCTGCGCGCACTCTTCGACAGACAGCTCGAGGTCGGCCTCCACCACGGCGCACAGCTTGCGGTCTACCACGAGGGCGACCTCGTCGTCGACTTCGCGGGCGGCCAGCCCCACCCCGAGGGCGGCGAGGAGACCAGCGGCCAGCGCCACGTCCTCTTTTCCTGTACCAAACCCTACGCCGGCGCCGCGGTCCACCGGCTGGCCGAGCAGGGCGAACTGGACTACGACGACCGCCTCGTCGAGTACTGGCCGGAGTTCGCCGACGAAGGCTCGACGAAAGCCGAGATCACGGTCCGGCAGGTGCTCAGCCACCAGTCGGGTATCCCCTTCGGCGAGTTCGACGAGCAGGTGGGCGACTGGGCCGACTGGGAGGCGGCCGTGGCGGCGATGGAGGACATCGAGCCGGTCTTCGAACCCGGAACGCAGCCCGCCTACCACGCGATGAACTACGGCTGGCTGGTGGGCGAACTCGTCCGGCGGGTGACCGGCCAGTCCATCCGGGAGTACTGCGCCGAGCACGTCTTCGAGCCGCTGGGGATGGACGACACCGGCATCGGCCTCGCACCCGAGGAGGGCCCCGACGTGGCGACGCTTTCCGGTTTCGCGATCCCCGACCGGTGTCGCGAGCCCGCCGACGGGCTGGAGGCCGAACCGGCCGACTCCGCCGCGCTCTTCAACAGCGAGGCGATCCAGCGGGCAATCATCCCCGCGGCCAACGGGATCGGGACGGCGCGGGACATGGCCCGGTTTTATGCCTGCATCGCCAACGGCGGCGAGCTCGACGGGACCCGCATCCTGGCCGAGGAGACCGTCGCGGAGGCCACCCGCACACACGCCGAGGCGGAGGTCGACGGCACCCTCGAACGGCCGAGCCGGTACGCGCTGGGCTTCGCGAAGGGCGGGCTCCCGACCGACCGCTTTGGAACTGTGAGCCACGAGCGCCAGTTCGGCCACGGCGGCCTGGGCAGCAGCTTCGCCTGGGGCGACCCCCAGGAGGAGGTCGCATTCGCCTACGTCACCAACGGGATCCGCGACGGGGCCTTCGAGCACCACGCCCGCGTCACGCAGCTGGTCGACGCCGTCCGCGAACTGGTGGCCTGA
- a CDS encoding MBL fold metallo-hydrolase has translation MSSECASGTEVTPSLDSVFRIEFEVDWPPGHAVAWLVDGPEPILVDAGSPGEAAEETLADELGAHGYDIEDVDHVVVTHPHSDHVGQVPTLLEAGARLYAPGPALEQLRRDPDDLEAAVRRTAREAGLDGDRADRAVEQAVDSLERDWRLLPPDEVDVSFDFGEPFDIGGHTFTPLYTPGHQKTHASFLADLGETALFSGDALIEPFRAAAIHAGIDRGAYEAIDAFYGAMDSFEALEADRAFPGHGPAFDDVQGAVDSTRESLDDLVEDTADALQAVEPASPVEVSYERAGPAEHPATLLDTLGSLGYLEDAGRAEYQLVDGVRQYESTE, from the coding sequence ATGAGTAGCGAGTGCGCGAGCGGCACTGAGGTGACTCCGTCGCTCGACTCCGTCTTCCGCATCGAGTTCGAGGTCGACTGGCCGCCCGGCCACGCCGTCGCGTGGCTGGTCGACGGGCCCGAGCCGATCCTCGTCGACGCCGGGTCGCCCGGCGAGGCCGCCGAGGAGACGCTGGCCGACGAGCTCGGGGCCCACGGGTACGACATCGAGGACGTCGACCACGTCGTCGTCACCCACCCCCACAGCGACCACGTCGGGCAGGTCCCGACGCTACTCGAGGCCGGCGCGCGCCTGTACGCCCCCGGCCCCGCCCTCGAACAGCTCCGCCGGGACCCCGACGACCTGGAGGCGGCCGTCCGGCGGACCGCCCGGGAGGCGGGCCTGGACGGCGACCGGGCCGACCGCGCCGTCGAGCAGGCCGTCGACTCCCTGGAGCGGGACTGGCGGCTGCTCCCGCCCGACGAGGTCGACGTCTCCTTCGACTTCGGCGAGCCCTTCGACATCGGCGGTCACACCTTCACGCCGCTGTACACCCCGGGCCACCAGAAGACCCACGCCTCCTTCCTCGCGGACCTGGGCGAGACGGCTCTGTTCTCGGGTGACGCCCTGATCGAGCCGTTCCGCGCGGCGGCCATCCACGCGGGCATCGACCGCGGCGCCTACGAGGCCATCGACGCCTTCTACGGCGCGATGGACAGCTTCGAAGCCCTCGAGGCCGACCGCGCCTTCCCCGGTCACGGCCCAGCCTTCGACGACGTCCAGGGAGCGGTCGACTCGACGCGGGAGAGCCTCGACGACCTCGTCGAGGACACCGCCGACGCGTTGCAGGCCGTCGAGCCAGCGAGCCCGGTCGAGGTGAGCTACGAGCGGGCCGGGCCGGCCGAACACCCCGCCACGCTGCTGGATACGCTGGGCTCGCTCGGCTATCTGGAGGACGCCGGTCGCGCGGAGTACCAGCTGGTCGACGGCGTCCGCCAGTACGAGTCGACAGAATAG
- a CDS encoding MBL fold metallo-hydrolase, which produces MKLRFLGGAGEVGRSAVLVNDQLLLDYGMKTANPPQFPVGLSRGGAGLDPEAVVVSHGHLDHAGAVPALLSGDRRPPVHWTPPTRELALTLARDTLKLHGGTYDCPFTEAELKRVTQVSETHGYREPFETAGHEITFFDAGHIPGSAHVLVDDGDTRLLYTGDFHTEDQRGGRAASGRANGREAPVSGQRLVAGTTARPDADVVLTESTYSDVDHGPREEVEKRFAESVKTTLWEGGTVVVPAFAIGRTQEMMLICEAYDIPCYVDGMGKQVTEMLRQYPGFVRDADALRRAKSHARFVTGRDGQRKRITDQKAAVITTSGMLSGGPAMTYIPEIRSNPTNKITLTGYQVEGTPGRELLETGSAEIDGRVMPVAAQVESYDFSAHADRDGLCAFLDAYRDSRVLVNHGDRCGDFAAELRGDGYDASAPELGETVSV; this is translated from the coding sequence ATGAAGCTGCGGTTTCTCGGCGGGGCGGGCGAGGTCGGCCGGAGCGCCGTCCTCGTCAACGACCAGCTCCTGCTCGATTACGGGATGAAGACCGCGAACCCCCCGCAGTTCCCGGTCGGCCTCTCCCGCGGCGGCGCCGGGCTCGACCCCGAGGCGGTCGTGGTGAGTCACGGTCACCTCGACCACGCGGGAGCCGTCCCCGCCCTCCTCTCCGGCGACCGCCGGCCGCCGGTCCACTGGACGCCGCCGACCCGGGAGCTGGCGCTCACGCTCGCCCGGGACACCCTGAAGTTGCACGGGGGGACCTACGACTGTCCCTTCACCGAGGCCGAACTCAAGCGGGTCACGCAGGTCTCGGAGACCCACGGCTACCGCGAACCGTTCGAGACAGCGGGACACGAGATAACGTTCTTCGACGCCGGCCACATCCCCGGGAGCGCCCACGTCCTGGTCGACGACGGCGACACCCGGCTGCTGTACACCGGCGACTTCCACACCGAGGATCAGCGAGGCGGCAGAGCCGCCTCGGGCCGCGCGAACGGGCGCGAAGCGCCCGTGAGCGGACAGCGACTGGTGGCGGGCACCACGGCCCGGCCCGACGCCGACGTCGTCCTCACCGAGAGCACCTACTCCGACGTCGACCACGGGCCCCGGGAGGAGGTCGAGAAGCGCTTCGCCGAGAGCGTCAAGACGACACTCTGGGAAGGCGGGACAGTCGTCGTCCCGGCGTTCGCCATCGGGCGCACTCAGGAGATGATGCTCATCTGTGAAGCGTACGACATCCCGTGTTACGTCGACGGAATGGGCAAGCAAGTCACCGAAATGCTTCGTCAGTACCCCGGGTTCGTCCGCGATGCCGATGCGCTTCGACGTGCGAAGTCTCACGCGCGATTCGTCACCGGCCGCGATGGACAGCGCAAGCGCATCACCGATCAGAAGGCCGCGGTCATCACCACCAGTGGAATGCTGTCTGGTGGCCCTGCCATGACCTACATCCCCGAGATACGGTCCAACCCGACGAACAAGATCACGCTGACGGGCTACCAGGTCGAGGGGACGCCGGGCCGCGAACTGCTGGAGACCGGCAGCGCGGAGATCGACGGCCGCGTGATGCCCGTCGCCGCGCAGGTCGAATCCTACGACTTCTCCGCCCACGCGGACCGCGACGGGCTGTGCGCCTTCCTCGACGCCTACCGCGACTCGAGGGTGCTCGTCAACCACGGCGACCGGTGTGGCGACTTCGCGGCCGAACTCCGCGGCGACGGCTACGACGCGAGCGCGCCCGAACTCGGCGAGACGGTGTCGGTCTGA